In Phreatobacter aquaticus, a single genomic region encodes these proteins:
- the otsB gene encoding trehalose-phosphatase, translating into MLDNDPDHDRPEAIAPLILATPSAYALFVDFDGTLADIAPSPEQVKVEPGLPQDIIRLQGLLGGAVAVVTGRRISEVNRHLAPAQLPGSGLHGLEFRSAPFGAEETTGHAEQIGIGLPPALFDAVVALTRAMTGVRLENKGPILSIHYRQAPEFASELGIKLARLLNEQSFGFHVKQGRAVFELIPNGTSKGTALAEIMRHAPFAGRRPIMIGDDLADEEAFAVARAADGWGLTVRGEHFHAGDESFGSASEVRRWLSALAGVAATSDGQTAAATESGI; encoded by the coding sequence ATGCTGGATAACGACCCCGATCATGATCGCCCGGAGGCAATCGCGCCCCTCATCCTCGCGACACCCTCGGCCTATGCCTTGTTTGTCGATTTTGACGGAACCCTCGCCGATATCGCGCCATCGCCCGAACAGGTGAAGGTCGAGCCGGGCCTTCCCCAGGACATCATCCGTCTGCAGGGCCTGCTTGGAGGTGCCGTCGCGGTGGTGACAGGACGCCGCATCTCCGAGGTCAACCGACATCTCGCGCCGGCTCAGCTTCCAGGGTCTGGCCTGCACGGGCTGGAATTCCGTTCAGCGCCGTTCGGCGCGGAGGAGACCACAGGTCATGCGGAGCAGATCGGCATCGGTTTGCCGCCTGCCCTGTTCGATGCCGTGGTCGCGTTGACGCGTGCGATGACGGGGGTGCGGCTGGAGAACAAGGGGCCGATCCTGTCCATTCATTACCGCCAGGCTCCTGAATTTGCGAGTGAGCTCGGCATCAAGCTGGCACGGCTGCTCAACGAGCAATCGTTCGGCTTTCACGTCAAACAGGGACGGGCCGTCTTCGAACTGATTCCGAACGGGACCTCGAAGGGAACCGCGCTGGCCGAGATCATGCGACACGCGCCGTTCGCGGGTCGCCGCCCCATCATGATCGGTGACGATCTGGCTGACGAGGAGGCCTTTGCCGTTGCGCGTGCTGCCGATGGCTGGGGCCTGACGGTGCGGGGCGAACATTTTCATGCCGGCGACGAGTCGTTTGGCAGCGCCAGCGAGGTCCGGCGCTGGCTCTCCGCGCTGGCCGGCGTTGCCGCCACTTCGGATGGTCAGACCGCGGCTGCGACGGAGTCCGGTATATGA
- a CDS encoding ROK family protein, which yields MPKQASPAPRREKPSASGLSHGGNDLPSVVVESYNLELRDQNGFIGDRASRSAFNAKLDDWRSRLRKVGTDPLGDAASEDLSKKQLDALMKGDDATAAALVHGAIEDFAQELAKVIRRFIRTNGWKNVERIAAGGGFKESQIGELAIARADVLLKAEGMAIDVQPIHHHPDEAGLIGSAHLLPAWMLAGHDALLAVDIGGSNIRVGVIELNLKKHPDLSRATVWKSDLWRHAEDDPSRTATLKTMVDMLETLIAKAEKAGLALAPIIGIGCPGIIKADGSIDRGGQNLPGGNWESQNFNLPQALKAAIPSIGGHETCTVMHNDAVVQGLAEVPFMQDVKHWAVVTIGTGLGNASFRNRSD from the coding sequence ATGCCGAAGCAAGCAAGCCCCGCCCCCAGACGGGAAAAACCCTCGGCAAGCGGTCTCAGCCATGGCGGAAACGACCTGCCGTCTGTGGTGGTGGAGAGTTACAATCTGGAGCTCCGCGACCAGAATGGCTTCATCGGCGACAGGGCCAGCAGAAGCGCGTTCAATGCGAAGCTGGATGACTGGCGGTCGCGCTTGCGCAAGGTTGGCACCGATCCGCTGGGCGATGCGGCATCGGAAGACCTGTCGAAGAAGCAGCTCGACGCCCTCATGAAGGGAGACGACGCAACTGCCGCGGCCCTTGTGCACGGAGCGATCGAGGATTTCGCCCAGGAGCTTGCGAAGGTCATCCGGCGCTTCATCCGCACCAATGGCTGGAAGAATGTCGAGCGCATTGCGGCCGGGGGCGGTTTCAAGGAAAGCCAGATCGGCGAACTGGCCATCGCTCGCGCCGATGTCCTCTTGAAGGCTGAGGGCATGGCCATCGATGTCCAGCCGATCCATCATCATCCCGATGAAGCAGGCCTGATCGGTTCAGCGCACCTCCTGCCAGCCTGGATGCTTGCCGGGCACGATGCCCTGCTGGCGGTCGATATCGGCGGCAGCAACATCCGCGTCGGGGTCATTGAGCTGAACCTGAAGAAGCATCCGGACCTGTCGCGGGCAACCGTCTGGAAATCCGATCTGTGGCGCCATGCCGAAGACGATCCGTCGCGGACGGCCACGTTGAAGACCATGGTCGACATGCTGGAAACGCTGATCGCAAAAGCTGAAAAGGCAGGGCTGGCGCTCGCGCCCATCATCGGCATAGGTTGCCCCGGCATCATCAAGGCTGACGGCTCGATCGATCGTGGCGGTCAGAACCTGCCAGGCGGGAACTGGGAGAGCCAGAATTTCAATCTCCCGCAAGCGCTCAAGGCGGCGATCCCATCGATCGGTGGTCACGAGACCTGTACGGTGATGCACAACGATGCCGTGGTCCAAGGCCTGGCGGAGGTTCCATTCATGCAGGACGTCAAGCACTGGGCCGTGGTGACCATCGGAACTGGGCTTGGCAATGCGAGCTTCCGCAACCGCAGCGACTGA
- a CDS encoding CHASE3 domain-containing protein, whose protein sequence is MPTTRQRFLLTSLLSLVAGFSFLGIVVIASFALVTYQQDAQRGVEQALDIESDLHGLFSLLQDAETGQRGFLLSGDETYLAPYLAAITVIDREVDELAAKLRRNGRDLGALTRLHDVMREKLAEMASTIARKRAGDEAGAQAIVRSSGGQALMTRARDITRQMRIEQGLVLEQRRSELADARWRLRAVILAAAILVALVALLTIWTSWRQTADLLASRDELKLANAKLIDQALQREKLEETLRQSQKMDAIGQLTGGLAHDFNNMLAIITGSLGIVQRRLRRGDTAIEKFIDNAMEGADRAATLTHRLLAFSRQQPLAPKSIDVNKFVAGMADLLHRTLGEQIRLETVLAGGLWRTHADSSQLENAILNLAVNARDAMGEGGRLTIETQNASLDDDYSAAHFEVPAGQYVLIAVSDTGSGMPPDVIRRAFDPFFTTKGLGKGTGLGLSQVFGFVKQSAGHVKIYSELGQGTTMKVYLPRFMGPEMITETPTAGRALPVAGANEVVLVVEDEERVRHLSVESLRELGYTVLEADGASAALRIIDSRPDIALLFTDVVMPDVNGRKLADEALRRRPGLRVLYTTGYTRNAIVHNGMLDHGTHLVSKPFTMEQLANKVREALAG, encoded by the coding sequence ATGCCCACCACACGACAAAGATTCCTCCTGACGAGCCTGCTGTCGCTGGTCGCCGGCTTCTCGTTCCTTGGCATCGTCGTCATTGCGAGCTTCGCGCTGGTCACCTACCAGCAGGACGCCCAGAGGGGCGTCGAGCAGGCGCTCGACATCGAAAGCGATCTCCACGGGCTGTTCTCGCTGCTGCAGGACGCCGAGACCGGGCAGCGGGGGTTCCTGCTGAGCGGCGATGAAACCTATCTCGCTCCCTATCTTGCGGCGATAACGGTCATCGACCGCGAGGTCGACGAGTTGGCCGCCAAGCTTCGGCGGAACGGGCGAGACCTCGGGGCGCTCACCCGCCTGCATGACGTCATGCGGGAAAAGCTCGCCGAGATGGCCAGCACCATTGCGAGGAAGCGGGCGGGCGACGAGGCGGGCGCACAGGCCATCGTTCGGTCGAGCGGCGGCCAGGCCCTCATGACCAGAGCCCGTGACATCACGCGGCAGATGCGCATCGAACAGGGCCTCGTGCTGGAACAGCGCCGCAGCGAACTGGCCGACGCTCGCTGGCGGCTGCGGGCCGTCATTCTGGCGGCCGCCATTCTGGTGGCTCTCGTGGCGCTGCTGACGATCTGGACCTCATGGCGCCAGACGGCCGACCTTCTGGCCTCCCGCGACGAGCTGAAGCTGGCCAATGCCAAACTGATTGACCAGGCGCTTCAGCGGGAGAAGCTCGAGGAAACGCTCCGGCAGTCCCAGAAAATGGATGCCATTGGCCAGTTGACCGGCGGCCTTGCCCACGACTTCAACAACATGCTGGCGATCATCACCGGCAGCCTGGGCATCGTGCAGCGGCGCCTGCGTCGCGGCGACACCGCGATCGAGAAGTTCATCGACAATGCCATGGAGGGAGCTGATCGCGCCGCAACGCTGACCCATCGCCTGCTCGCCTTCTCACGCCAGCAGCCGCTCGCGCCGAAGTCGATCGACGTCAACAAGTTCGTCGCCGGGATGGCTGATCTGCTGCATCGCACGCTTGGTGAGCAAATCCGCCTAGAAACGGTTCTGGCCGGAGGCTTGTGGCGCACCCACGCCGACTCGAGCCAGCTGGAAAACGCAATTCTCAATCTCGCGGTCAATGCCCGCGACGCCATGGGCGAAGGCGGGCGGCTGACCATTGAAACCCAGAACGCCTCACTGGACGACGACTATTCTGCAGCGCATTTCGAGGTGCCAGCCGGCCAATATGTGCTGATCGCGGTCAGCGATACCGGCTCGGGAATGCCCCCGGACGTCATCCGGCGTGCGTTCGACCCGTTCTTCACGACCAAGGGCCTGGGCAAGGGCACAGGACTGGGGTTGAGCCAGGTTTTCGGCTTCGTCAAGCAATCTGCCGGGCATGTGAAGATCTATTCCGAACTTGGGCAAGGCACGACCATGAAGGTCTACCTGCCCCGGTTCATGGGGCCGGAGATGATCACCGAAACCCCGACCGCCGGGCGCGCTCTGCCGGTAGCTGGCGCCAATGAAGTCGTGCTGGTGGTGGAAGATGAGGAGCGCGTCCGCCATCTCTCGGTCGAGAGCCTCCGGGAGCTCGGCTATACCGTATTGGAGGCCGATGGCGCATCCGCCGCTCTCCGGATCATCGATAGCCGACCCGACATCGCGCTGTTGTTCACCGATGTGGTCATGCCTGATGTCAACGGCCGCAAGCTTGCAGACGAGGCCTTGCGCCGTCGTCCAGGCCTGCGTGTGCTCTACACCACCGGCTATACCCGCAACGCAATCGTGCACAACGGCATGCTCGACCACGGGACCCACCTGGTCTCGAAACCGTTCACGATGGAGCAGCTGGCCAACAAGGTGAGGGAGGCCTTGGCAGGCTGA
- a CDS encoding YciE/YciF ferroxidase family protein, translating into MGWFSKDIQTMDDLFVHTLRDIYYAENQILKALPTMIDKASDAQLKDSFAAHQRETEGQISRLEEVFRLHGVDVKGVDCPAIDGILEETDEISREIADKKVLDAALIAAGQAVEHYEMTRYGTLVAWAKQLGRNDCAALLQKNLDEEKAADTKLTSLAEARINLRAVSA; encoded by the coding sequence ATGGGCTGGTTCTCGAAGGACATTCAGACGATGGACGATCTGTTCGTCCATACGCTCCGCGACATCTACTACGCGGAGAACCAGATTCTCAAAGCTCTGCCGACGATGATCGACAAGGCGAGCGACGCGCAGCTCAAGGACAGCTTTGCCGCGCATCAACGCGAGACGGAAGGCCAGATCAGCCGCCTTGAAGAGGTGTTCCGGCTGCACGGCGTCGATGTGAAGGGCGTCGACTGCCCGGCGATCGATGGAATTCTCGAGGAGACCGACGAGATCAGCCGCGAGATCGCCGATAAGAAGGTTCTCGATGCCGCGCTCATCGCCGCCGGCCAGGCCGTCGAACACTACGAAATGACCCGATACGGCACGCTCGTGGCCTGGGCCAAGCAGCTCGGCCGCAACGATTGCGCTGCCTTGCTGCAGAAGAACCTCGACGAGGAAAAGGCGGCCGACACCAAGCTGACCTCCCTCGCAGAGGCGCGGATCAACCTGCGCGCCGTCAGCGCCTGA
- a CDS encoding DUF1236 domain-containing protein — translation MRRSTLMAATLLGTLALPVAAYAQAQVSPGVATGATTGAVGGAIVGGPIGAVVGGVGGAVVGAIADNNRPRFREYVVTKRHPSYTYQSEVVVGAELPTAGVQYYEVPPDYGQTEYRYTIVNNRTVLVDPRTHRIVQVID, via the coding sequence ATGCGACGCTCAACTTTGATGGCAGCTACTCTGCTTGGCACACTCGCCCTTCCGGTGGCGGCCTACGCCCAGGCCCAGGTTTCACCAGGCGTGGCGACGGGCGCGACCACCGGCGCGGTCGGCGGCGCGATCGTCGGCGGGCCGATCGGCGCTGTTGTGGGAGGTGTCGGCGGTGCTGTTGTCGGCGCCATCGCTGACAATAACCGCCCGCGCTTCCGCGAATATGTCGTGACGAAGCGCCACCCGTCCTACACCTATCAGTCCGAGGTGGTCGTGGGCGCCGAACTGCCGACCGCTGGCGTTCAGTACTACGAGGTCCCCCCGGACTACGGGCAGACCGAGTACCGCTACACGATCGTCAACAATCGGACGGTCCTGGTCGATCCCCGGACTCATCGGATCGTCCAGGTCATCGACTGA
- a CDS encoding NAD(P)/FAD-dependent oxidoreductase codes for MLDPETTRQADLREGRGPWRDNRIDLPWQPNTDERCDILVVGAGITGALVAHHLTELGHQVLIIDRESPGEGSTAASTALLQWEIDTPLGKLCDLYGFERASRTYHRSFQAVRGLSALAAALPGPHGLIRRPTLYLAPQASGAELLEREHAMRRRAELPGGLLTRADLLAQFRIDREGAILSPGSAEADPLALAHALLRQAATNGARLRHGEACAYEPRIGGTVVTLADGSIIEASRVVLATGYVMPDFARSPLHSTASSFVIATAPQSKENLWRDGALIWEASDDYMYARTTTDSRIILGGGDEDCEDAEARERLGPAKTASLQRNLAELWPHADCEADRAWSGAFGKTSDGLPLIGPIAGYPGVFAAYGYGGNGITFSYMASRMIGAMIAGETRPWFADFSIDRPDPGG; via the coding sequence ATGCTCGATCCTGAGACGACCCGGCAGGCTGATCTTCGAGAGGGTCGAGGTCCCTGGCGCGACAATCGCATCGACCTGCCATGGCAGCCCAACACCGATGAGCGATGCGATATCCTTGTGGTGGGCGCCGGCATAACGGGCGCCCTGGTTGCCCATCATCTGACCGAGCTCGGACATCAGGTCCTGATCATTGATCGCGAAAGTCCGGGTGAGGGCAGCACGGCGGCCAGCACCGCACTGCTGCAATGGGAAATCGACACGCCACTTGGCAAGCTGTGCGACCTCTATGGTTTCGAGCGCGCCAGTCGGACCTATCATCGAAGCTTCCAGGCAGTGCGGGGCCTGAGCGCGCTTGCCGCTGCGCTGCCGGGACCGCATGGGTTGATCCGCCGTCCCACGCTCTATCTTGCGCCGCAGGCAAGCGGTGCCGAGCTTCTGGAGCGCGAACACGCCATGCGCCGACGCGCCGAGCTGCCGGGCGGCCTGCTGACGCGCGCCGACCTGCTCGCCCAGTTCCGCATCGATCGCGAAGGCGCGATCCTGTCGCCCGGTTCGGCCGAGGCGGACCCGTTGGCGCTGGCCCACGCCCTGCTCCGGCAGGCTGCCACCAATGGCGCGCGTCTCCGACACGGCGAAGCTTGCGCCTATGAGCCTCGTATCGGCGGCACTGTCGTGACCTTGGCCGATGGCTCGATCATCGAGGCCTCGCGTGTGGTCCTGGCGACCGGCTATGTCATGCCCGACTTCGCGCGCAGCCCGCTGCACAGCACGGCATCCAGCTTTGTGATTGCGACCGCCCCTCAGTCCAAAGAGAACCTCTGGCGCGACGGCGCTCTCATCTGGGAGGCCTCGGACGACTACATGTACGCCCGGACAACCACGGATAGCCGGATCATCCTCGGCGGAGGCGACGAAGATTGCGAGGATGCCGAAGCACGCGAGCGACTTGGGCCGGCCAAGACCGCGAGCCTGCAGCGCAATCTGGCCGAGCTCTGGCCCCATGCCGATTGCGAGGCTGATCGCGCCTGGTCGGGCGCGTTCGGAAAAACCTCAGACGGCCTGCCTTTGATCGGTCCGATCGCCGGCTATCCCGGTGTCTTCGCCGCCTATGGCTATGGCGGCAATGGCATCACATTCAGCTACATGGCATCCCGCATGATCGGCGCGATGATCGCAGGGGAAACGCGACCGTGGTTCGCCGATTTCTCCATCGACCGCCCCGACCCAGGAGGCTGA
- a CDS encoding PAS domain-containing hybrid sensor histidine kinase/response regulator: MLSQSHQDRPAFLAHGGEAGELILARDWSETLGPPSAWPVSLKFTTSLLLRSKLPMVLLWGPDGVMIYNDGYAEFAGQRHPTLLGSKVLEGWPEVSEFNAHILKSVRDEGQTLSYRDQHLVLQRGRVAEDVWLDLDYSPVLDESGSPGGVLAIVIETTARVRAEERLRIAQEAGGVGAFEWFPDTGLLEVSDEFRRIWGLSPDVVPTDSLLLDLINDSDRPLSAKGRISSGNPLEYAEYRINRGDTGEERWIARRGEIVDTPNSAGRRYVGVTMDVTDRRKAEEARQESDARLLDLFSQMQEGFFLAEAVRSADGRMIDFRFLELNPAFEVHTGISAQQALGRNCRDVLPGIEEAVIEAYAGVVDSGQSASLEIHVGTLDERWFEARAHRTGPERFAVLFLDIGKRKAAEAALTQSETRFRTFAQAMPNHVWTAPADGRLDWFNDQVYDYSGLKPGELDNSNWALMVHPDDIAHSAVAWARAVETGTPYQVEFRLRRFDGVYRWHIARAVVIGAADGSRRWLGTNTDIEDQKSAVEALARLAATLEERVAERTAALTEAHEALRQSQKMEAVGQLTGGIAHDFNNLLQGIVGSLDIIQKRIAKGRTNDIDRFVTGAMTAATRAASLTHRLLAFSRRQPLSPKPVRANVLIGSMEDMLRRTIGETIALSVVTEPSLWLTRCDPNQLESAILNLVINARDAMPDGGRLTIETSNAQIDDAYAARTHDVTPGQYVCIAVSDTGTGMTSDVAERAFDPFFTTKPIGQGTGLGLSMIYGFTRQSEGYSKIHTEVGRGTSVKIYLPRYRGEATDEEILPGLLDDHATEIGETVLVIEDEAVVRSLVVEVLTELGYRAIEASTGPAGLDILQSGERIDLLVTDIGLPGLNGRQVAEAARMKRPNLKVLFMTGYAENAAIAGGFLEPGMAMITKPFAMEALASRVRSMIAGEPQLP; encoded by the coding sequence ATGCTCTCCCAATCCCATCAGGATAGACCTGCATTCCTGGCCCATGGTGGTGAAGCCGGGGAGCTGATTCTTGCGCGCGACTGGTCTGAAACCTTAGGCCCGCCGTCAGCCTGGCCTGTCAGCCTGAAGTTCACGACCAGCCTGCTGCTGCGCTCCAAGCTGCCGATGGTGCTGCTTTGGGGGCCAGATGGCGTGATGATCTACAACGACGGTTATGCCGAATTTGCCGGCCAGCGGCATCCGACGCTGCTCGGCAGCAAGGTGCTGGAAGGCTGGCCGGAAGTCTCCGAATTCAACGCCCACATTCTGAAGTCGGTGCGCGACGAAGGTCAGACACTCAGTTACCGGGACCAGCATCTGGTGCTGCAGCGGGGCCGGGTCGCCGAGGATGTATGGCTCGATCTCGATTACAGCCCGGTCCTTGACGAGAGCGGAAGCCCCGGCGGGGTCCTCGCCATCGTCATCGAGACGACCGCTCGTGTGCGTGCCGAAGAGCGACTGCGGATCGCTCAGGAGGCGGGCGGGGTCGGGGCCTTCGAGTGGTTCCCGGATACGGGCCTTCTCGAAGTTTCCGATGAGTTCCGGCGCATATGGGGCCTGTCTCCCGACGTTGTACCCACCGATTCCCTGCTGCTCGACTTGATCAACGATAGCGATCGGCCGCTCTCGGCCAAGGGCCGTATCTCATCCGGCAATCCGCTCGAATATGCCGAGTACCGCATCAACCGGGGGGATACTGGCGAAGAACGCTGGATTGCCCGAAGGGGTGAGATCGTCGACACACCGAACAGTGCCGGACGCCGGTACGTCGGTGTGACGATGGACGTGACGGATCGGCGGAAGGCGGAGGAGGCCCGGCAGGAGAGCGATGCACGCCTGCTCGATCTGTTCAGTCAGATGCAGGAGGGCTTTTTCCTCGCAGAGGCGGTCCGTTCCGCTGATGGGCGAATGATCGATTTCCGCTTCCTGGAGCTCAATCCCGCCTTCGAGGTGCATACCGGGATTTCCGCCCAGCAAGCGCTCGGACGCAATTGCCGAGACGTGTTGCCGGGTATCGAGGAGGCCGTGATCGAAGCCTATGCCGGGGTGGTCGACAGCGGCCAGTCAGCCTCGCTTGAGATCCACGTCGGCACGCTTGACGAGCGGTGGTTCGAGGCACGCGCCCACCGGACCGGCCCGGAACGCTTCGCCGTGCTGTTCCTCGACATTGGAAAGCGCAAGGCGGCCGAAGCGGCCCTCACCCAGAGCGAGACGCGATTCCGGACCTTCGCGCAGGCCATGCCGAACCACGTCTGGACGGCGCCCGCAGATGGCCGCCTCGATTGGTTCAACGATCAGGTCTACGACTATTCCGGGTTGAAGCCTGGAGAACTCGACAATTCGAACTGGGCCTTGATGGTCCATCCCGACGATATCGCCCACTCAGCGGTCGCATGGGCTCGCGCGGTTGAAACGGGTACCCCGTATCAGGTGGAGTTTCGACTTCGCCGCTTCGATGGTGTCTATCGCTGGCATATTGCCCGCGCGGTCGTGATCGGCGCTGCGGATGGATCACGGCGTTGGCTGGGCACAAATACCGATATCGAGGACCAGAAGTCGGCCGTCGAGGCGCTGGCGCGTCTGGCGGCAACGCTTGAGGAGCGGGTGGCCGAACGCACGGCCGCTTTGACGGAAGCCCATGAGGCGCTGCGTCAAAGTCAGAAGATGGAAGCGGTCGGTCAATTGACCGGCGGCATCGCCCACGATTTCAACAATCTCCTCCAGGGCATCGTCGGTTCGCTCGACATCATCCAGAAGCGCATCGCGAAGGGCCGCACCAACGACATTGATCGCTTCGTCACCGGTGCCATGACGGCGGCGACCCGTGCGGCATCCCTGACACACCGCCTTCTCGCCTTCTCGCGCCGCCAACCGCTGAGCCCGAAGCCCGTCCGGGCGAATGTGCTGATCGGGTCGATGGAGGACATGCTGCGCCGGACGATCGGGGAGACTATTGCGCTCAGCGTGGTGACGGAACCCTCGCTTTGGCTGACGCGCTGCGATCCGAACCAGCTGGAAAGTGCCATCCTCAATCTGGTCATCAATGCCCGTGACGCCATGCCGGATGGTGGCCGGCTGACCATCGAGACAAGCAATGCCCAGATCGACGATGCCTATGCGGCCCGCACCCATGATGTGACGCCTGGGCAATATGTCTGCATTGCCGTCAGCGATACCGGCACCGGCATGACGTCCGATGTTGCCGAGCGCGCCTTCGACCCGTTTTTCACCACTAAGCCGATTGGCCAGGGGACAGGCCTTGGTCTGTCGATGATCTATGGGTTCACCCGCCAGTCCGAGGGCTATTCCAAGATTCACACCGAGGTCGGCCGTGGCACCTCGGTCAAGATCTACCTGCCGCGCTATCGCGGGGAGGCGACAGACGAGGAGATTCTGCCCGGCCTGCTCGACGATCATGCGACCGAAATCGGCGAGACTGTTCTCGTGATTGAGGATGAGGCCGTGGTTCGCAGCCTGGTGGTCGAGGTCCTGACCGAACTTGGCTACCGTGCCATTGAAGCCTCAACGGGACCGGCCGGCCTCGACATTCTTCAGTCTGGCGAACGGATCGATCTCCTGGTGACCGATATCGGCCTGCCTGGGCTCAACGGCCGGCAGGTTGCGGAAGCTGCCCGCATGAAGCGACCGAACCTCAAAGTGTTGTTCATGACCGGCTACGCCGAGAACGCGGCCATTGCCGGCGGCTTTCTGGAGCCGGGAATGGCCATGATCACCAAGCCCTTCGCGATGGAAGCGCTGGCGTCGCGTGTGCGCAGCATGATTGCAGGCGAACCCCAGCTGCCGTGA
- a CDS encoding response regulator — protein sequence MNGFASRGANQGSDLLSGDIRCIGKARIGMSEDDEIKPKDVPEATILFVDDDYLIAMSTVDMLEDLGHRVIEASSAQEALAILESGEHVDAIVTDHAMPGMTGAELAERARQLRPNIPILLATGYAELPPGVSSTLPRLGKPYQQRDLSAKLAGLLPKKSPDRSHSQ from the coding sequence TTGAACGGCTTTGCGTCACGAGGCGCGAATCAGGGTTCGGATCTGTTGTCGGGTGATATCAGGTGCATCGGCAAGGCGCGTATTGGCATGTCAGAAGATGATGAAATCAAGCCGAAGGACGTTCCTGAGGCGACCATTCTGTTCGTCGATGACGACTATCTGATCGCAATGAGCACGGTCGACATGCTGGAAGACCTTGGTCATCGCGTCATAGAAGCCAGCTCCGCGCAGGAAGCGCTCGCCATTCTGGAGAGCGGCGAACATGTCGACGCCATTGTCACCGACCACGCGATGCCGGGCATGACCGGGGCCGAACTTGCCGAGCGAGCGCGCCAATTGCGGCCCAACATTCCGATCTTGCTTGCAACCGGCTATGCCGAATTGCCGCCCGGCGTCAGCAGTACGTTGCCCCGCCTGGGAAAGCCCTATCAGCAGCGCGATCTTTCGGCCAAGCTGGCGGGCCTGCTGCCCAAGAAGTCCCCGGACCGCTCGCATTCGCAATAG